The Magnolia sinica isolate HGM2019 chromosome 11, MsV1, whole genome shotgun sequence DNA window GAACCGGTCCAAAGGCTGACCGTTTTGAAAACAATTCTAGCCCACTCATCAGGTTGGCGGTTATGAGGTGTTTCCTGTGGCGTAGCCCACATGAGGAATGGATTAGGCTTATTCTTCCAAATGTGACAATCATTGTGGGTCCAATATATTGAACGGGTTTGAtattgaaataaataaaaaattagagcCCATCTATAATCAACGGCTCACAATAGTTGAATATAGGGTGGATTAGGCTCGATTTTActtaaggtgatcctcatgggcCACCAGCAGATCAAGTGAATCACACGTGTTTGGAAAATACATTGTTAGAATGAAAAGTTTTTGATACCATGGCAAAGTGCATGTATGATGCACAGGCACTTAGATGGGAAAATATATCATAGACGACTCTTCATTAAAGTATGAAAGTTTTTCTCCTCGTCATTTTTAACCTTACAATGCATTTTTCAAACACGTGTGATTCACTTGATAAGCGTGTGGCCCATTTCTGCGAGACGGCATGTCCACCTGCTGTAACTGCTCGCGCCAAATCCCACctcaatctcaaccgtccaataagTTAGCTCCACCATGAGCTCACCCATAGGTAGAAATGAACGcaatccacacatcaggtgggccacaccatagaaatcatGACTGCTTATAGAATAAAAATTACAGGCAGGCCCAAATTTTTTAGGTGAGTTCAACGTCAAGTCCATCCAATAGATTGACCCTACCATGAGGATATCCACCTCATTTCTAAGGACGAACctaatccactcatcatgtgggccacaccacatgaaacacctgatgattggattagGATGATTTTCCACGCacgtgatcctcatggtgggccaaaagttttagacggtttagatttcGAATAAGTATAACAGGATGGAAGCTATGTCGTAGTTGGACAGAAAATAAGCGGTCCAACCCGTTGGACTTCAGTATCTCTCCTCCGGATATAAATTCCCACCACACTAAAAATCCCCCTCGAAATCATTTCTTGAAGAGAAAGAAATCCCCCAAACCCTTTCAGACATGCAAGAGAACCCCATTCCCAAAATACCTGAAGAAGCAGAAACCCTAGCTTCTTCCAGTTCAATCGTAGCCATGGCCGACGAATCTCATCCACCTAAAGATTCTCGATTCGTTCCTCATTTCCTAAAGAAGGTTTACAACTCAGAAATCGACAACACAAACCTCACCAGCCACCACCTCCTGATCATTGCCGTCCATTCCGTTTTCTTGGAATCCGGATTCATCGCCTTCGATCCCACATCAAAGATCGACGGCATCCGTCTCCCGAAAGGATGGGCATCTATGGTGGCCACTTCCACGGTATGTATACGGTACACGCTCCCCGATCTTGTAAATTCCGATCGCGATTCCTGTGCAGAAACTGCCATCTTGAAATTCCAGATTTTGGGGAATTTCGTAACCGTGTATGGTATCTTGAGCTTGAACAGTTCGGATGTGTTCCGCATCTTTCTCGATGTGTCCCGTTTTGTCCCGTCGATTGATTTCGTGCTGAGGAATGTGGAAGACGGGAATTTGCAAACGGTGCACGAAAAGGTTGTTTTCGAATTCTGGAAGATTGTCAAGGACGGGCTTTCGTTGCCTCTCCTTATAAGCCTCTGTGACAAGACTGGGCTGCCGCCTCCACCGTGCTTTACGATACTGCCAGTCGATATCAAGATTCGGATTCTTGATTTTCTATTGGGCATCGATATTGCGCGGGCTGCTTGCGTGTACTCGGAATTGAGGTACCTGGCGTTGAACGATGATCTGTGGAGGAAGAAGCTTGGGGAGGAGTTTGGTGAGATCCATACGAAGGGACTGAATGCAGGGCACTGGAAGGAGAATTTCAAGGTGTGTTGGCAAAGGAGGAAGGGGCAGATGATGCCATTGTGGCAGGATCGCCGTCTATACTTCCCTACCAGACGACCCGATCCGGTTCCATTTGGTGCTCCTGGATTTCCTATATTTGGTGGAGATTATGATAGATTGCCGGCTATTCTTGGTGATGTTCCTTTTGCACCCCGTCGTGGATTTCCTCGATTTCCAGCTAGGTGGAATTTTTCACCTAACTGCAATCTTGGTGGATTCAATGTCTAGATTGGTCACACCACACAAGTTGGGTTTTCCGTCATTGCAGGGTGTGATGCTTCTGAGGTATATGCATGTTATGTGAATATATACGCTTAGGTGGATGTTTTCATGTTTGCACATGGTTCATTTGTTACCTGTCATACTTTTTTGCCTTGTTGTTTTGTAATTGAATGATACATTTTGTTCTCCTAATCTGTGTAAAACAATTTCAATTTCCAATGATGACATGCAACGAGAGTCCAACTAGGACAAATTTCACCACATCTTTGGCATATTCTTTCTGTGTTATGGTTTCATGCTGTGGACATTGTGTTGGTACTTGGTTGTGCTTGTATAAACCCTAAGTCGTGAGTGGTTTGAATACTTTGTCGAACCGGATGGTCCTTTCTGTTTGCGCTTGGGTGGCACAGAAATCAGACACCACAATAGTTAGAATGCTTCCCCAAATCATATGCTTGATGTGATCCTTAACACGTTTATTTAGGTTGGAAAGGCTGAAAACGAGAACCCCAACTGATGTGGCTTTCAATTTCTAGAacccaccattacctttatgtaatggcctttacggcccgGTAACGTCGTCATGACACACCATGAGACTCGTTGTTGTGGTCCTTGAGCAGTTCCGGTAGGTTTTTTGTTCAGTACACTCTTTTTGCTACTCAGCGGCCCCCCTTCAGGCAGCTGGCGTTGTTTTCCTTGATCCTTGAGCTCCTTCGAAAGTCGCTGCTTTCGTGTGGCTTCTCATTAGGAGGAGAATTCTCATCATTGTCAACCTATAGATAAGAGGGATGTCTCTTCACAATATCTGCTTGCTTTATGTAGAATCGATAAACCACCACTTCATCCACTGTCTTTTCGCTCATGGAGTGTGGTCCTGCATCCATGCCATCTTCTACATCTTTTGGGTTATGCTCTATTCCATTGAGGATTTCCTCTCTGCCTGGCATGGGGGAGGTGTTAGGAAGGGTCTCAAAGCTAACTAGCATCTGGTTATTATGGCTACCCTCTAGGCCATCTAGAAAGAAAGGAACAATTGATGCTTCCATAATTCTTCCTCTTCTATCTTTCGGGTTAGTCTCCTTCATCAAAAGGGAGGTTGCAGAGTGATAATCTCATCTCTTAGTCTCTAATCCTTATATTTATCTTCTCTCGTTGGGTTGTAGCAGGCCTTGTCTCTTCTCTTATCGTGGCTTgtattttattttccttctttgTGTTATAGTAGGCCTTGCTTGTTTTCTTTtagcttttagcattcttttaataaattgatgttaaatcttccaaaaaaagaaaaaaagaaaagaaaaaagagagaattaaCTTCCCTTTTTTAAAGAACCTCTTGAAAGGCAAATGATAAGTTCAAATTACAATGGCACCTAGGAGTCCATGAAAAGTGACCTTCTTGACTCACTACCATCGGCCAACTGATTGGCCTTCTTGTGACATGGCTCAAAGAAATACATTAGATTTTGTAAGATCAACATATTTCgacaacaataaaaaaataatcttCAAGGCCATTtactcctttgaagaagcccatCCAATGATACGTAGATTGTTACCTTTGACAATTAACAAGCTGGAAGAAGATAGAATCCTTAGTCCTCCCAATGCCTACACTTCTTATGCTAAACAATCTGTCTATAAGTTTTGTAGTTTGCATTATGTATATGCTTTTAGAGTGCCTTGAAGCCTTGACTTTGGATTGCATGGAATTGGAATTTGGATAGGGGCTCCATCTTGCATCACTATCATGTTTGTGACCCATAGTTATCCTCTCTTGATAAACACTCCGCTtctcttactatttatttataaCTTTTTTAGGAAGGCTTTTTTTTAGAGgcaacaaaatttttattaaggaCTCGCGAAAGCGAGGAAAAAATACAAGAAGCTGAAACATAAAGTAGAAACACGAAAGCCTAGATGGCTATGATGTGGGTGTCCCAACTAGCTATTAGCCACAGGATTTTCTTAATGGTGACAGCAACGTTTACTCTTTCATTTTGGAAACAACAACCATTCCTAGCTCCCCAAATAGCCCAAAGCACTTCCATTAAAGTCAATCGCCACCTAGCTTTACTGGATTTCCTGACTCCTATCCCGTGCCAGGCCCACAACGCTTCCTCCATAGACTTCGGCATGACCCAGTCTGTGTGGAGCTCAAACAAGACATAATCCTAAACCTTTCTCGCGAATGTGCAATGGAGGAAGAGGTGGTTAATGAATTCTGCATTAGCCATGCACATGACGCAAATATTGGGGAGGACAAGCGATCTCCTTTGAAGGCTGTCAATAGTAAGAACCATCTTCCAACCTACCAACTGTACA harbors:
- the LOC131218851 gene encoding F-box protein SKIP22-like produces the protein MQENPIPKIPEEAETLASSSSIVAMADESHPPKDSRFVPHFLKKVYNSEIDNTNLTSHHLLIIAVHSVFLESGFIAFDPTSKIDGIRLPKGWASMVATSTVCIRYTLPDLVNSDRDSCAETAILKFQILGNFVTVYGILSLNSSDVFRIFLDVSRFVPSIDFVLRNVEDGNLQTVHEKVVFEFWKIVKDGLSLPLLISLCDKTGLPPPPCFTILPVDIKIRILDFLLGIDIARAACVYSELRYLALNDDLWRKKLGEEFGEIHTKGLNAGHWKENFKVCWQRRKGQMMPLWQDRRLYFPTRRPDPVPFGAPGFPIFGGDYDRLPAILGDVPFAPRRGFPRFPARWNFSPNCNLGGFNV